The Clostridium sp. AWRP genome has a window encoding:
- the codA gene encoding cytosine deaminase produces the protein MLIKNVRLRSKDGIYDILIEDGVIKEISKNIGKEDKNIIEGNGNLALPPFVEPHVHLDTTLTAGEPKWNISGTLFEGIETWALRKKMLTEEDVIKRATTALKWQIANGIQYVRTHVDVTDPDLTALKALIKVREAMKEFVDIQIVAFPQEGINSFPCGLKLLEEALNLGADVVGAIPHFEFTREYGVDSVKKALELAVKYDKLVDVHCDEIDDEQSRFVEVVAAEAYKYGIGEKVTASHTTAMHSYNNAYAYKLFRLLKMSNINFISNPIVNTHLQGRFDTYPKRRGITRVKEMIDADINVCFGHDDICDPWYPMGTGNMLQVLQMGIHVCQLMGYDQIVNSIDLITKNSAKTMHIEDDYGIKKGNTANLIILNGKDEYDVIRKQSEVLYSIRKGKILSKTEPKKTDIYVDGKERITFDINK, from the coding sequence ATGTTAATTAAAAATGTAAGACTTAGAAGTAAAGATGGAATATATGATATTTTAATTGAAGACGGAGTTATAAAGGAAATTTCTAAAAATATAGGAAAAGAAGACAAAAACATAATTGAGGGGAATGGAAATTTAGCACTTCCACCCTTTGTTGAACCTCATGTTCACCTTGATACTACTCTAACTGCAGGAGAGCCAAAATGGAATATAAGTGGAACTCTTTTTGAAGGAATAGAAACTTGGGCACTTAGAAAGAAAATGCTTACGGAAGAAGATGTCATAAAAAGGGCTACAACTGCACTTAAATGGCAGATAGCAAATGGAATACAGTATGTAAGAACTCATGTAGATGTTACAGATCCAGATCTTACAGCATTAAAAGCTTTAATTAAAGTGAGAGAAGCAATGAAAGAATTTGTAGATATACAGATAGTTGCTTTCCCACAGGAAGGAATAAATTCTTTTCCCTGCGGATTAAAACTTTTAGAAGAAGCATTAAATCTTGGTGCAGATGTAGTAGGGGCTATTCCACATTTTGAATTTACAAGAGAATATGGAGTGGATTCTGTAAAAAAAGCACTGGAGCTTGCAGTAAAGTATGATAAGCTGGTTGATGTCCACTGTGATGAAATTGATGATGAGCAGTCTAGATTTGTGGAAGTAGTTGCAGCAGAGGCATATAAGTACGGAATAGGAGAAAAGGTTACGGCAAGTCACACTACTGCTATGCATTCTTATAATAATGCATATGCCTATAAGCTCTTTAGACTTTTAAAAATGTCAAATATAAATTTCATATCTAATCCTATAGTAAATACACATCTTCAAGGAAGATTTGATACTTATCCTAAGAGAAGGGGGATTACAAGAGTTAAAGAGATGATAGATGCAGACATTAATGTATGTTTTGGACACGATGATATATGTGATCCATGGTATCCAATGGGAACAGGTAATATGCTTCAGGTACTTCAAATGGGTATACACGTATGTCAGCTCATGGGATATGATCAGATTGTAAATTCTATTGATCTCATAACGAAAAATAGTGCAAAGACAATGCACATTGAAGACGATTATGGAATAAAGAAAGGAAATACTGCTAATCTCATTATACTGAATGGAAAAGATGAATATGATGTTATAAGAAAACAATCAGAGGTACTGTATTCTATAAGAAAAGGTAAAATACTCTCAAAAACAGAACCTAAAAAGACAGATATTTATGTGGATGGAAAAGAGAGAATTACCTTTGACATAAATAAGTAG
- a CDS encoding DUF1540 domain-containing protein, translated as MNTPKMEVKCGVDCCYYWKNDCCNAKSLEVNPMQGKDPDTSDDTCCTTFKPSK; from the coding sequence GTGAATACACCAAAAATGGAAGTTAAATGCGGCGTTGACTGTTGTTATTATTGGAAAAATGACTGTTGTAATGCTAAATCTTTGGAAGTTAACCCAATGCAAGGTAAGGACCCCGATACTAGTGATGATACTTGTTGCACAACATTCAAGCCATCTAAGTGA
- a CDS encoding TOBE domain-containing protein, giving the protein MIISARNQIAGKIESVKEGAVNAIVTLKTDGGVAITSTISMSAVKDLGFVPGKEATAVIKATEVMIGIGDMKLSARNQIAGKIESVKEGAVNAVVTLKTDDGNTITSTISMAAVKDLGLAPGVKAKAVIKATSVMMAV; this is encoded by the coding sequence ATGATTATTAGTGCAAGAAATCAAATAGCAGGCAAAATTGAATCTGTTAAGGAAGGTGCAGTAAATGCAATTGTTACTTTAAAAACAGATGGAGGTGTTGCTATTACTTCTACTATTTCAATGTCAGCTGTAAAAGATCTTGGATTTGTTCCAGGAAAAGAGGCAACTGCTGTAATTAAGGCTACAGAAGTAATGATTGGAATAGGAGATATGAAACTCAGTGCAAGAAATCAAATAGCAGGTAAAATTGAATCTGTTAAGGAAGGTGCAGTAAACGCAGTTGTTACTTTAAAGACTGATGACGGAAACACAATTACTTCTACCATTTCAATGGCTGCAGTAAAAGATCTTGGACTTGCACCTGGAGTCAAGGCAAAAGCTGTTATTAAAGCTACATCTGTTATGATGGCTGTGTAA
- a CDS encoding LysR family transcriptional regulator: MTIRHLKIFITVCEEGNMTSAANKLFMTQPSISQAIKELENYYEVILFERLSRKLYITSSGEKLYQYAKHIIKLFDEAGDDLRQNSLQKKLIIGANYTAGVVLIHKYIKKFNKLYPNSEIMVNVNKSSILTEMLRKNELDLALIEEIKSKSDFVEEVFYNDHIVVVAHPKHHLFSKKEVTAYDIVNERLLLREKGSGVRNLFELRMNEIGLFFKPYWESTSTTALINAAKNNIGIAVLPFQLIKDHIVSGALKELKVKDMDFNRKLTIVYHKNKLLTSAMKDFIKICHEL; encoded by the coding sequence ATGACGATACGCCATTTAAAAATATTTATAACTGTATGTGAGGAAGGAAATATGACTTCTGCTGCAAATAAATTGTTTATGACTCAACCTTCCATAAGCCAAGCCATTAAAGAACTTGAAAATTATTATGAAGTTATTCTTTTTGAACGTTTATCTCGTAAATTATATATTACTTCATCTGGGGAAAAATTATATCAATATGCTAAGCATATTATCAAGCTTTTTGATGAAGCCGGCGATGACCTTAGGCAAAATTCTCTTCAAAAAAAACTTATAATAGGAGCCAACTATACAGCTGGTGTTGTTTTAATACATAAATATATTAAAAAGTTTAATAAGTTATATCCAAATTCAGAAATTATGGTAAATGTAAACAAGTCCTCTATTCTCACAGAAATGCTTAGGAAAAATGAACTAGATCTTGCCCTTATTGAAGAAATTAAAAGTAAATCCGATTTTGTAGAAGAAGTTTTTTATAATGATCACATTGTGGTAGTTGCCCATCCTAAGCATCATCTATTTTCAAAAAAGGAAGTAACTGCATATGATATAGTCAACGAACGACTCCTATTAAGAGAAAAGGGCTCAGGTGTCAGGAATCTATTTGAACTAAGGATGAATGAAATTGGATTATTTTTTAAGCCCTATTGGGAAAGTACAAGCACCACAGCCCTAATTAATGCAGCCAAAAACAATATTGGAATTGCAGTATTACCTTTTCAGCTAATCAAAGATCATATTGTCTCAGGTGCTCTAAAAGAACTGAAAGTAAAAGATATGGATTTTAATAGAAAACTAACTATTGTATATCACAAGAATAAGTTATTGACAAGTGCTATGAAAGATTTTATAAAGATATGTCATGAACTCTAA
- a CDS encoding OsmC family protein: MPLTTVKAVVEKKDGIAVEAHSGGFKVLLDKTKQSGGTNKGMNPAQLLLCTLGGCQAMSIASYANKYGVNIKYLSIEVEGEIDSTSSPDSSTSRSGYQDIRFNVNIRTDSQENKVRELVEFVEKTCPMGDSIRNSVPIEPAKISIEKQLHYMDSL, from the coding sequence ATGCCACTTACAACTGTAAAAGCTGTAGTTGAAAAAAAAGATGGAATAGCAGTAGAAGCACATTCTGGTGGATTTAAAGTATTGTTGGATAAAACTAAACAATCAGGTGGCACCAATAAAGGTATGAACCCTGCCCAACTTTTATTATGCACTTTAGGAGGATGTCAGGCAATGTCTATAGCATCCTATGCGAATAAATATGGAGTAAATATAAAATACTTATCAATAGAAGTTGAAGGTGAGATTGATTCAACTTCATCTCCAGATTCTTCTACCTCAAGATCTGGATATCAGGATATAAGATTTAACGTTAACATAAGAACTGATTCCCAGGAAAATAAAGTAAGAGAACTTGTTGAATTTGTTGAAAAAACATGCCCTATGGGGGACAGTATAAGAAATAGCGTACCAATAGAACCAGCTAAAATTTCAATAGAAAAGCAACTGCACTATATGGATAGTTTATAA
- a CDS encoding D-2-hydroxyacid dehydrogenase, with protein MKIVILDGYVLNPGDLSWSSLEKLGDLTVYDKTIFDNSNDDLIIDRIKDAEIVFTNKTPISENVFKNCPKLKYLGVLATGYNVVDIKASKKFGVVVTNIPSYSTDAVAQMAVSLLLELTNHVSIHNKAVKEGQWNKIGEWCFWKKPLMELGSKTAGIIGYGKIGQATSKIVQAMGMKVLAYNRHKNKVLESENVKYAELNDVFEKSDVIFLHCPLTKETKGIINSKSIERMKDGVIIVNNARGPLIVEEDLAHALNNGKVYGAALDVTSREPIEKESPLLKAENCIITPHISWAAKETRERLLNIAVENLKKFLEGNPINVIIL; from the coding sequence TTGAAAATTGTAATATTAGATGGATATGTACTAAACCCAGGTGACTTAAGCTGGTCATCTTTAGAGAAGCTTGGAGATTTAACGGTGTATGACAAAACTATATTTGATAATAGTAATGATGATCTTATAATTGATAGGATTAAGGATGCAGAAATAGTATTTACCAATAAAACCCCAATATCTGAAAATGTATTCAAAAATTGTCCTAAATTAAAATATCTTGGAGTACTTGCAACAGGGTATAACGTTGTAGATATAAAGGCTTCAAAAAAATTTGGTGTCGTAGTGACAAATATTCCAAGTTACAGCACGGATGCTGTAGCACAAATGGCAGTATCACTTTTACTTGAACTCACAAATCATGTATCAATTCACAATAAGGCTGTAAAGGAAGGACAGTGGAATAAAATTGGAGAATGGTGTTTCTGGAAAAAGCCACTTATGGAATTAGGCAGTAAAACTGCAGGTATAATAGGATATGGAAAGATAGGGCAAGCAACTAGTAAGATAGTTCAGGCTATGGGAATGAAAGTACTTGCATATAATAGACATAAAAATAAGGTACTGGAGAGTGAAAACGTAAAGTATGCAGAGTTAAATGATGTATTTGAAAAATCAGATGTAATTTTCCTCCACTGTCCATTAACTAAAGAAACTAAGGGTATAATTAATAGTAAATCTATAGAACGTATGAAAGATGGAGTGATAATAGTAAATAATGCTAGAGGTCCTTTAATTGTAGAAGAAGATTTAGCTCATGCATTAAATAATGGGAAAGTATATGGTGCTGCACTGGATGTAACTTCTAGGGAGCCTATAGAAAAAGAAAGTCCTCTTCTAAAAGCAGAGAATTGTATAATTACTCCACATATTTCCTGGGCAGCAAAGGAAACAAGAGAGAGACTTCTAAATATTGCTGTGGAAAACTTAAAAAAATTTTTAGAAGGAAATCCTATAAATGTAATCATACTTTAG
- the pepT gene encoding peptidase T: protein MSKVVERFVKYVKYDTRSDENSTTVPTTRGQLELARELSKELKNIGMEDICLDEYGYIMATLPANITKDVPVVGFIAHIDTHPQVSGANVKPKFIEAYNGEDIILNEGKNIVLSSKKFSELKNYIGQTLITSDGTTLLGADDKAGIAEIITAVEFLIQNPKIKHGPIRIAFTTDEEVGKIGEYFNVEKFKADLAYTIDGESIGSLKYENFNAASAKITINGKNTYTGEAKGRMMNSLRIAAELMSMFPEKETPENTEGVEGFYHPSFINGKVEKTEIHYLIRDFDNKNFEKRKNFISNVVQTINKKYGKDTVMLEITEQYRNMKEKIEPEKYIVDIAIQAMKEVNVFPDVTPLRGGTDGAKLSYMGLPTPDIFNGVHNIHSKYEYISTYSMEKSVEVILKIIQLFTET from the coding sequence GTGTCTAAAGTTGTAGAAAGATTTGTAAAGTATGTAAAGTATGATACTAGATCTGATGAAAATTCCACAACAGTTCCCACTACGCGGGGGCAATTAGAGTTAGCTAGGGAATTATCAAAGGAATTAAAGAATATTGGTATGGAAGATATCTGCTTGGATGAGTATGGATACATAATGGCAACACTTCCTGCGAACATTACTAAAGATGTACCAGTAGTAGGGTTTATTGCTCACATAGATACCCATCCTCAAGTTTCAGGTGCTAATGTAAAACCTAAATTTATAGAAGCCTATAATGGAGAAGACATAATTTTAAATGAGGGAAAAAATATAGTACTTTCTTCTAAAAAATTTTCAGAACTAAAAAATTATATAGGACAAACCTTAATTACATCAGATGGAACTACTCTTCTTGGGGCAGATGATAAAGCGGGTATAGCAGAAATTATTACTGCTGTAGAGTTTTTAATACAAAATCCTAAGATTAAGCATGGACCTATAAGAATAGCATTTACTACAGATGAAGAGGTAGGAAAAATAGGAGAATATTTTAATGTAGAAAAATTCAAGGCTGATTTAGCCTATACGATAGATGGAGAATCTATTGGAAGTTTAAAATATGAAAATTTTAATGCAGCAAGTGCGAAAATAACCATAAATGGCAAAAATACCTATACCGGAGAAGCTAAAGGGAGAATGATGAATTCATTGAGAATTGCAGCAGAGCTTATGAGTATGTTTCCGGAAAAAGAGACTCCTGAAAATACAGAGGGAGTTGAAGGTTTTTATCATCCTTCATTTATTAACGGAAAGGTAGAAAAGACAGAAATCCATTATTTGATAAGAGATTTTGATAATAAAAATTTTGAAAAAAGAAAAAATTTTATTTCTAATGTAGTACAAACTATAAATAAAAAATATGGTAAAGACACAGTAATGCTTGAAATAACTGAGCAGTATAGAAATATGAAAGAAAAAATTGAACCGGAAAAATATATTGTGGATATAGCTATTCAAGCTATGAAAGAAGTAAATGTATTTCCAGATGTAACACCACTAAGGGGAGGAACAGATGGAGCTAAGTTATCTTATATGGGACTTCCCACACCAGATATATTTAATGGTGTTCATAATATCCACAGCAAATATGAATATATCTCAACTTATTCTATGGAAAAATCTGTAGAAGTGATATTAAAAATAATTCAATTATTTACAGAAACATAA
- a CDS encoding LuxR C-terminal-related transcriptional regulator, translating to MLLNYKYNNTKFLIPKKKCKIIDREKVLSKLDEVLKTKLTIISAAAGSGKTTSVISWICSRKLDNNTVWISLDERDDNLDIFWRSISTAIEKFKNNDTNCKEEDFIQDQDISSESAVNMVLASISSVNKDLILVIDDLHFVKNEDILVEIKHFIEGISDNIHIIITSRTKLNINISKLRLDGEVTEINKEDLSFSLEETDEFIKANMEITMPKESVQILNKYTEGWIAGIQMVVLSIKERKNVTEMNEKFIGSNKYIQDYFCEEIFNRQSEEIKDFLLKTCILDELNIELCNAVRCMKNSQQILEKIYDKNLFINRLDYDGKLFKYDVLFKKFLMSKANVINREEMREASNKAAKWYENKGRINNAVNQFISTENYEQAIELIEDKCIKETFTNKYFYVENWLKNIPQDIIVKNARFCIIYVYTYIYDDARYKKYLEFTKKALQNCIDEDYKKECLGILYIIRGDKSYIESDYKKSIEYYESALKYLEKDMFWHTIINLKSGIVYFYLKDFVLEEKFFHESIILSQSYKDNTLYLMTNRIIIFEKLLKGELTECESICNTCLNSTISNDLEKSSLMSIFYVVLALVYYEKNYIIKAEEYVFKGLELVEEWDFYTAFIGYYVHSGVVLKKNKKNQKSELNKIYEKVQQLSKKYKNNKLADKYYFYKLKDKFKVLEMERLIEYGRIKCVEKYIAKRNFKISEELVVFSKILMCKGKNEDALMLLNKILASNKEKDNKNLIIRAYIFRSEILSQKDQYENATKDLRQALIIGYKNGFVRLFLINQTKSRKILIKTIKSMKFNKDYYEMGEYLNKILSLYSTKEDSQIISKREREVLMLIEKGAKNSEIAKRLFITESTAKSHILNIFSKLSVRNRIEAVAKAKEIGII from the coding sequence ATGTTATTAAATTATAAGTACAATAATACTAAATTTTTAATTCCAAAAAAGAAATGTAAGATTATAGACAGAGAAAAGGTTTTAAGTAAGCTAGATGAAGTTTTGAAAACTAAGCTTACAATTATATCTGCAGCAGCAGGGAGTGGAAAAACTACTTCTGTTATTTCATGGATATGCTCAAGAAAATTAGATAATAATACAGTATGGATTTCTTTAGATGAAAGGGACGACAATTTAGATATTTTTTGGAGATCAATTAGTACAGCTATTGAAAAGTTTAAGAACAATGATACAAATTGTAAAGAAGAAGACTTTATTCAAGACCAAGACATATCAAGTGAATCAGCAGTAAACATGGTATTAGCTAGCATTTCATCTGTAAATAAGGACTTAATACTTGTAATAGATGATTTACATTTTGTGAAGAATGAAGACATACTTGTGGAAATAAAACACTTTATTGAGGGTATTTCTGATAATATTCATATTATAATAACTAGTAGGACAAAGCTAAACATAAATATTTCTAAACTAAGGTTGGATGGAGAAGTAACGGAGATAAATAAAGAAGACCTTAGTTTTTCATTAGAAGAGACGGATGAGTTTATAAAAGCCAATATGGAAATTACAATGCCAAAGGAAAGTGTGCAAATATTAAATAAGTATACAGAAGGCTGGATAGCAGGAATTCAAATGGTTGTATTGTCTATAAAAGAAAGAAAAAATGTAACGGAAATGAATGAAAAATTTATTGGAAGTAATAAGTATATTCAGGATTATTTCTGTGAAGAGATTTTTAATAGGCAATCAGAAGAAATTAAAGATTTTTTATTAAAAACGTGTATTTTAGATGAATTAAATATTGAGTTATGCAATGCTGTCAGGTGTATGAAAAATAGTCAGCAAATTTTAGAAAAAATATATGATAAAAATTTATTTATTAACAGATTAGATTACGATGGAAAATTATTTAAATATGATGTACTTTTTAAGAAATTTTTAATGAGTAAAGCAAATGTTATAAATAGGGAAGAAATGCGTGAAGCTAGCAATAAGGCCGCTAAGTGGTATGAAAATAAGGGACGCATAAATAATGCAGTAAATCAGTTTATAAGCACAGAAAACTATGAGCAGGCAATAGAACTAATTGAGGACAAATGTATTAAAGAAACGTTTACAAATAAATATTTTTATGTAGAAAATTGGTTAAAAAATATACCACAAGATATTATTGTAAAAAATGCTAGATTTTGTATCATATATGTGTATACATACATATATGACGATGCTAGGTATAAGAAATATTTAGAGTTTACAAAAAAAGCGCTGCAAAACTGTATTGATGAAGATTACAAGAAAGAATGCTTAGGTATATTGTACATTATTAGAGGGGATAAAAGTTATATCGAATCAGATTATAAAAAAAGTATAGAATATTATGAAAGTGCGTTGAAGTATTTAGAAAAAGACATGTTTTGGCATACAATAATAAATCTAAAATCAGGTATAGTATATTTTTATCTAAAGGATTTTGTTTTAGAAGAAAAGTTTTTTCATGAATCAATAATTTTAAGTCAATCCTATAAGGATAATACTTTATATTTAATGACTAATAGAATAATTATTTTTGAAAAGTTACTTAAAGGGGAATTAACCGAATGCGAAAGTATATGTAATACTTGCTTAAATAGCACTATAAGTAATGATTTAGAAAAATCTTCACTGATGTCAATTTTTTATGTAGTATTAGCACTAGTTTATTATGAAAAAAATTATATTATAAAAGCAGAGGAGTACGTATTTAAGGGATTAGAACTTGTTGAAGAATGGGATTTTTATACGGCATTTATAGGGTATTATGTGCATTCTGGAGTAGTCCTTAAAAAGAATAAGAAGAACCAAAAGAGTGAATTAAATAAGATTTATGAAAAAGTACAACAATTATCTAAAAAATATAAGAACAATAAGTTAGCTGATAAATACTATTTTTATAAATTAAAAGATAAATTCAAAGTATTGGAAATGGAGAGGCTTATAGAGTATGGCAGAATTAAATGTGTAGAAAAGTATATTGCAAAAAGGAATTTTAAAATTTCAGAAGAACTTGTTGTGTTTTCTAAAATACTCATGTGTAAAGGAAAAAATGAAGATGCATTAATGTTATTAAATAAGATTTTAGCTTCTAATAAAGAAAAAGATAACAAGAATTTAATTATAAGAGCCTATATTTTTAGATCAGAAATTCTTTCACAAAAGGATCAATACGAAAATGCCACAAAGGATTTAAGACAAGCTTTAATAATTGGATATAAGAATGGTTTTGTCAGGTTATTTTTAATAAATCAGACAAAGTCAAGAAAAATCTTGATAAAAACTATTAAATCTATGAAATTTAACAAGGATTATTATGAAATGGGAGAGTATTTAAATAAAATACTAAGTTTGTATTCGACTAAGGAAGATAGCCAAATAATAAGTAAAAGAGAAAGAGAAGTGTTAATGTTAATAGAAAAAGGAGCCAAAAATTCAGAAATAGCAAAGAGACTATTTATTACAGAAAGTACTGCTAAAAGTCATATATTAAACATATTTAGCAAACTGAGTGTGCGAAATAGAATTGAAGCTGTAGCTAAGGCAAAAGAGATAGGGATTATTTAA
- the pepT gene encoding peptidase T, whose product MSKVLEKFTKYIKFDTSSNEEMNTVPTTQGQMVLAKELSKELKKIGMREVSVDKNGYVMASLPSNINKEVPTIGFIAHMDTSPEVSGMNVNPKFIENYDGKDIVLNGEKNIVLSPENFPELKDYVGKTLITTDGTTLLGADDKAGIAEIITALETLIENPEIKHGNVKVAFTPDEEIGRGPDHFDVEKFNANAAYTVDGGSLGELEYENFNAASAEVIISGINVHPGSAKGIMINSMLIAGEFMSMLPQNETPSTTEGYEGFYHIVSLNGGVEQTKLEYIIRDFDEKNFEKRKQFITGAAESLNKKYGKSIVKIEIKDQYKNMKEKIEPVKHIVDIAFEAMKSVDVVPKVQPIRGGTDGASLSFKGLPTPNIFTGGHNFHGKFEYIPVYSMEKAVEVILKIVQLYGKM is encoded by the coding sequence ATGTCTAAGGTTTTAGAAAAATTTACTAAATATATAAAATTTGATACTAGTTCAAATGAAGAAATGAATACGGTCCCTACTACGCAAGGACAGATGGTGCTGGCAAAAGAATTGTCAAAAGAGTTAAAGAAAATAGGAATGAGAGAGGTTTCAGTAGATAAAAATGGATACGTAATGGCATCGTTACCATCTAATATTAATAAAGAAGTTCCTACTATAGGATTTATTGCACATATGGACACAAGTCCAGAAGTTTCAGGAATGAATGTAAATCCTAAATTTATTGAAAACTATGATGGTAAGGATATAGTTTTAAATGGAGAAAAAAATATTGTTCTTTCTCCAGAGAATTTTCCAGAATTAAAAGATTATGTTGGGAAAACACTTATTACTACAGATGGGACTACTCTTTTAGGTGCTGATGATAAAGCAGGGATTGCTGAGATTATTACTGCTTTAGAAACTTTAATAGAAAATCCAGAAATTAAGCATGGAAACGTTAAAGTTGCGTTTACACCAGATGAAGAAATTGGAAGAGGACCAGATCATTTTGATGTTGAAAAATTCAATGCAAATGCAGCTTATACGGTAGATGGAGGATCTCTTGGAGAATTGGAATATGAAAATTTCAATGCTGCAAGTGCAGAAGTAATTATTAGTGGAATAAATGTTCATCCAGGAAGTGCAAAAGGAATAATGATAAATTCGATGCTTATTGCTGGAGAATTTATGAGTATGCTTCCACAAAATGAAACTCCATCAACCACAGAAGGTTATGAAGGCTTTTATCATATAGTTTCACTTAACGGTGGAGTAGAGCAAACAAAGCTTGAATATATAATAAGAGACTTTGATGAGAAAAATTTTGAAAAAAGAAAACAATTTATAACTGGTGCTGCGGAAAGTTTAAACAAGAAATATGGCAAAAGTATAGTTAAAATTGAAATAAAAGACCAGTATAAAAATATGAAGGAAAAAATTGAGCCTGTAAAACATATAGTTGATATTGCTTTTGAAGCGATGAAATCGGTGGATGTGGTTCCAAAAGTTCAACCTATAAGAGGTGGTACAGATGGAGCTAGCTTATCTTTTAAAGGACTTCCTACACCAAATATATTCACTGGAGGACACAATTTCCATGGTAAGTTTGAGTACATACCCGTGTATTCTATGGAAAAAGCTGTAGAAGTAATACTTAAAATAGTCCAGTTATACGGGAAAATGTAA